Genomic window (Drosophila ananassae strain 14024-0371.13 chromosome 3L, ASM1763931v2, whole genome shotgun sequence):
ATCATGTGATGAATGCgcctaaaattttttaaacttcAGGTATACATTTTTAGTCATACTATTTAAATGTACTCAGAATTGATTAGGCTCTATTGACTCAATGGTATTGAGTTTATGAGTAGCATACTCATTTCCTTAGAAGTTGATTTCGAAAAACAACAtcaaaataatggaaaaatgtCGAGAGTCTTGGCTATATGATATCCGGTACTTTAGGATGATCCCCTCTGGTTTATTCTTTAATGTAatctattaattttaatattgggGTCATTTATTGCAGATATGCGGCATTTTACTCATCACCTTTGGATCTATAATGGTATCATCCATTAAGGATTTCTCAAATGTCGGAGAAACCTTCACTGCCAACAGTGTAGCCATCATTATCCTGGTCCTGGGCTGCCTCATCTTTTTGATCGCCTTCATGGGATGCTGCGGAGCCATTCGTGAAAATGCCTGCTGTCTGACCACGGTAATACTTCTTCCTTAATCCTGGGATCAttgttatttaaatttgattgTTCCAGTATTCCTCTGTGATGATGGTGCTGTTAGTCGGTCAACTGGCCCTGATCATTTATGTGTGGATTGACCATGTACAGATTCAGCAATCTCTGGAAAAGATTGTCCAGACAATCTGGGACCAGCGAAAATCCGATTCTCTCCTATTGGACACTCTGCAACGATCTGTAAGACATTTCCCTTTTATTTAATGTATTCGAGGATTTACTAATTGAATTACTTTTTCCAGTTCAAGTGCTGTGGTAAGAAGAGCTACATTGATTATGTTAGTACATCTTTTCCTGGCTCCTGCTGCGACTCCCCCTCCAATGGGACGTGTTCAATCAAACAGGTAATTGATCGGCCAGGATGCCTTGCAGCCGTTGATTCCTTCTGGGACACCAACGTAAATATCATCAAATACGCGGGTCTAGGCGTGACTGCCATTGAGGTAACTAAACAAAGCCTTCCATAAACACATAATTTTTACTTTAataatcttttatttttgtatattagCTTGTTGCCTTCATTTTTGGATGCTGCTTGGCCAATCAGACCCGAAACGTACAGAGACGTCAGAACTACTAAGCTCCGAGTAGTATATTCATTAAATCTTAATATTGTCCCATCACATCGcgtaataatttaaataagttTATAAAATCTAGCCCTGATTAATAAATGGGATCACCAATTACGGGATAATATAACTCTAAGTGAGATAAAAATTGTTCCGCTCGAGGATCGGATGGAtgttggcaaagatatggacttGGTTTGGGGCCAGATACGGAGATCCTCTATTTTGAAAGGGGATCCAacagaaaattttcaaaaaaacaaatttctatggatatttaaaaattttgggCGCCAAGAGAACAATATATCGGAATGTCTATCGATAGTAGAGTGGTTAACAGACTGTTAGCAACATAAAAATGTTAACATATTTGTTTATCAACACT
Coding sequences:
- the LOC6495528 gene encoding CD63 antigen, giving the protein MDCGGVFVKYVLFIFNILFVICGILLITFGSIMVSSIKDFSNVGETFTANSVAIIILVLGCLIFLIAFMGCCGAIRENACCLTTYSSVMMVLLVGQLALIIYVWIDHVQIQQSLEKIVQTIWDQRKSDSLLLDTLQRSFKCCGKKSYIDYVSTSFPGSCCDSPSNGTCSIKQVIDRPGCLAAVDSFWDTNVNIIKYAGLGVTAIELVAFIFGCCLANQTRNVQRRQNY